From Paenibacillus sp. GP183, one genomic window encodes:
- a CDS encoding YojF family protein, producing the protein MQLINQAEVQQMINSLKNQDLYLHLEMTTGAYASHRDSTKHPAANFISNVVVRYSNGVIAGTGPYRVGLKMERGWIYTEGLTHCEETEKERLILAGHDTSGKLVVSLQLSKAPF; encoded by the coding sequence ATGCAGCTCATCAATCAAGCAGAGGTTCAACAGATGATCAATTCTTTGAAGAATCAAGATCTGTATCTTCATCTGGAAATGACAACCGGCGCCTACGCTTCGCACAGGGACAGCACCAAGCACCCTGCAGCTAATTTTATATCGAATGTGGTGGTTCGCTATTCTAATGGTGTTATTGCAGGAACAGGACCTTATCGTGTCGGTTTAAAAATGGAGCGGGGCTGGATATACACAGAAGGTCTTACACATTGTGAAGAAACCGAAAAGGAGAGATTGATCCTGGCCGGCCATGATACTTCAGGCAAGCTGGTTGTTTCCTTACAGT